From a region of the Dictyostelium discoideum AX4 chromosome 2 chromosome, whole genome shotgun sequence genome:
- the gefN gene encoding Ras guanine nucleotide exchange factor, whose amino-acid sequence MSYNSLTTIDIDITQLLHLKSVNLRSNKLGNSSGVSYFGSMDTLQKLNLKENYLTELPSTFYLLKLSSLKLDTFTPLYQQQQQQQNQLQRPIINSQSTSNESLIHEINRSFENLSMSEPVSPRIAALKNEKKGPPKPLPKTKGLHSSSSNINTSNNITPILMSPIHDGNKKSPSIISNNNNNNNSNSNIITSNGTVIPQLVFKNEPTGGRLRSFTLDADHISPGRELVSTGSSDEILYFNSEGGCENSDSDEPIQPLSAGRSRAQTISGKQPSIINNNNNNNSGGGSGNNNNSGGGGGSRKAFQNLIKSAKQIGSNIKNKTHHINGHSSSSQSNSTTNTPSISSTPYPTSTIKTNVSDTNTPVNYNGQQQISKVIQRVSGEIDPLYSGIDSPRTLERRNSSRDDIPISPPQGCMTPIKRLGSVEGDEISAIFSSSTDANMDVSQDYSSSTPTVNSMSYQSSFLDTFDNQSTVGSPTFYQLPVSSQPPQHPPPPPPIKDNNQPKLNQSQNLINTNSNSVTTTNNSSQTTTTTTTTTTNNNNVLNLEKLHKLDFAEDINGDERCSNPLYSKKKLAGLLFPNKHHQPSALKTAKIRFKSSKRLATTVNSNSSNNLMMSNSPLSSSSMNLLQQSNSPQYSGTPTSGSFQNQSVLSATLMSSPSMSDVFSGGNSQGGGSSLSQSGSITPVAPLSAVQGSPIGNSGSVNNIYLEGDDFIRDLMQSPIINQEIEFTSEDGVPKVKNITLKMLTSLLTHEKGQSNELNGIFFDTYLLFTSIPLVIEHLESRFLNGKNHIVKQKVITFSQKWVEVCWSDFKEEHIELLLKFLNDCSEQIEKLVTGSFALRTSLNLLLNIINMKRDGTYITEEEETFEQPAPIPDFIQLPNCVDINLMDLRPHEIARQLTILDHELLTQITKQQMLDYAVHQTNSPSIVKVTDRFNYLVLWVSTEIVLSLTIEKRIETIFKFVNIALNCWYLKNFNSAIAIIAAMSKPSIEKLKQTWGFIRNTKANAPIQELKELILPTNVARLRKIMDSVEAPFIPYLGAYFSHSIAIHAGNKSIVNEQYINMQKYDMMGKIIRSITVAQEKKYNLTPVGVLQKFLTDSFVLTEKQLYSEASKIEEKGDSYITETTKFGSIFKKKDK is encoded by the exons ATGTCATATAATTCATTAACAacaattgatattgatatcACTCAGTTATTACATTTGAAATCTGTTAATCTTAGATCAAATAAATTAGGTAATAGTAGTGGTGTTTCTTATTTTGGTTCAATGGATACTTtacaaaaattgaatttaaaagagAATTATTTAACAGAATTACCAagtactttttatttattaaaattatcctCTTTAAAATTAGATACTTTTACCCCTCTTtatcaacagcaacaacaacaacaaaatcaacttcAACGTCCAATAATTAATTCTCAAAGTACTAGTAATGA atcaTTAATTCATGAAATTAATAGgtcatttgaaaatttatcaatGTCTGAACCAGTTTCACCAAGAATTGCAGcattgaaaaatgaaaagaaaggACCACCAAAACCATTACCAAAAACAAAAGGTTTACATAGTAGTAGTTCTAATATAAATacaagtaataatataacacCAATTCTAATGAGTCCAATTCATGATGGAAATAAGAAATCACCATCaattattagtaataataataataataataatagtaattcaaatataattACAAGTAATGGAACAGTAATACCAcaattagtttttaaaaatgaaccAACAGGAGGAAGATTAAGATCATTTACATTGGATGCTGATCATATTAGTCCAGGTAGAGAATTAGTTTCAACTGGTTCATCTGATGAAATTCTTTATTTCAATAGTGAAGGTGGTTGTGAAAATTCAGATTCTGACGAACCAATCCAACCTCTAAGTGCAGGAAGATCAAGAGCTCAAACTATTAGTGGAAAACAACCatcaattatcaataataataataataataatagtggtggtggtagtggtaataataataatagtggtggtggtggtggttctAGAAAAGCAttccaaaatttaattaaaagtgCAAAACAAATTGGTTCaaatataaagaataaaacTCATCATATTAATGGTCATTCAAGTAGTAGtcaatcaaattcaacaacaaatacaccTTCAATAAGTTCAACACCATAcccaacatcaacaattaaaactaaTGTTTCAGATACAAATACACCTGTAAATTATAATggacaacaacaaatatcaAAAGTTATTCAAAGAGTTAGTGGTGAAATAGATCCACTTTATTCAGGTATTGACTCACCAAGAACATTGGAAAGAAGAAATAGTTCAAGAGATGATATTCCAATTAGTCCACCACAAGGCTGTATGAcaccaattaaaagattAGGTTCAGTTGAGGGCGATGAAATTTCTGCTATTTTCTCATCATCCACTGATGCAAATATGGATGTTAGTCAAGACTATTcttcatcaacaccaactgTTAATTCAATGTCTTATCAATCTTCATTTTTAGATACATTTGATAATCAATCAACTGTTGGTTCTCCAACTTTCTATCAATTACCAGTTTCATCGCAACCACCTCAACATCCACCTCCTCCACCACcaataaaagataataatcaacctaaattaaatcaatctcaaaatttaattaatacaaattcaaatagtgTTACTACAACCAATAATAGTAGTcaaacaactacaactaccaccactacaacaacaaataataataatgttttaaatttagaaaaattaCATAAATTAGATTTTGCTGAAGATATAAATGGTGATGAAAGATGTTCAAATCCACtttattcaaaaaagaaattagcaGGCTTATTATTCCCAAATAAACATCATCAACCATCAGCATTGAAAACTGCAAAAATAAGATTTAAGAGTTCAAAGAGATTAGCTACAACTgttaattcaaattcttccaataatttaatgatgTCAAATTCACCTTTGTCATCGTCatcaatgaatttattaCAACAATCAAATTCACCACAATATAGTGGTACACCAACTTCTGGTTCATTCCAAAACCAATCGGTTTTATCAGCAACATTAATGAGTTCACCATCAATGTCTGATGTTTTCAGTGGTGGTAATTCTCAAGGAGGTggatcatcattatcacaaTCTGGTTCAATCACACCAGTTGCACCATTATCAGCAGTTCAGGGTTCACCAATTGGAAATAGTGGTAgtgttaataatatttatttggaGGGTGATGATTTCATTAGAGATTTAATGCAAAGTCCAATCATTAATcaagaaattgaatttacatCAGAAGATGGCGTGCCAAAGGTTAAGAATATTactttaaaaatgttaacCTCTTTATTAACTCATGAAAAAGGTCAAAGTAATGAATTAAATGGTATTTTCTTTGATACTTATCTTTTATTCACATCAATTCCATTAGTAATCGAACATTTGGAATCAAGatttttaaatggtaaaaatCATATTGTAAAACAAAA gGTTATAACATTTTCACAAAAATGGGTTGAAGTTTGTTGGTCAGATTTTAAAGAAGAacatattgaattattattaaaatttttaaatgattgttcagaacaaattgaaaaattagtaACAGGATCATTTGCATTAAGaacatcattaaatttattattaaatattataaatatgaaAAGAGATGGAACTTATATCACAGAAGAGGAAGAAACATTTGAACAACCAGCACCAATTCCAGATTTTATTCAATTACCAAATTGTGttgatataaatttaatggaTTTAAGACCTCACGAAATTGCTAGACAATTAACAATACTAGATCATGAATTATTAACTCAAATTACAAAGCAACAAATGTTAGATTATGCAGTTCATCAAACAAATTCACCTTCAATAGTTAAAGTTACTGatagatttaattatttagtaCTTTGGGTTTCAACTGAAATAGTTTTAAGtttaacaattgaaaaaagaattgaaacaatatttaaatttgttaatattgcattg aattgttggtatttaaaaaactttaataGTGCAATTGCAATTATAGCAGCAATGAGTAAACCATCAAttgagaaattaaaacaaacatGGGGTTTCATTAGAAATACAAAAGCAAATGCACCAATTCAAGagttaaaagaattaattttaccaaCAAATGTTGCAAGACTTAGAAAGATTATGGACTCAGTTGAAGCTCCTTTCATTCCTTATTTGGGTGCATACTTTAGTCATTCAATAGCAATTCATGCAggtaataaatcaattgtaaatgaacaatatattaatatgCAAAAATATGATATGATGGGGAAAATCATTAGATCAATTACTGTTGCTcaagaaaagaaatataatttaacacCAGTTGGTGTATTACAAAAGTTTTTAACAGATTCTTTTGTTCTTACAGAGAAACAATTATATTCTGAAGCTTCAAAGATTGAAGAAAAAGGTGATTCTTATATTACAGAAACAACTAAATTTggttcaatttttaaaaaaaaagataaataa
- a CDS encoding EGF-like domain-containing protein, producing the protein MKILLLLFLIVLLNVSFTMAWEESGETYYPVYPPGSKKCHNDCNYQPYLCYNGICSCPYGYNLNPYDCSDKCYYAGCTKSIDSISDTTLKGGPITLLGWFDNDYSSIFITVDGVNCPIYSNSSTSVTCLAPKIGGSMNPHLYIVETTFTDSNNNTMMEIFKTVSYNSTNCLNQCSGVGSCDENGNCNCLSGYSGEDCSIIPSPAHSSSSSSPTDKGYFTIQITPFTLILLFIFILITIITSKK; encoded by the exons atgaaaattttattattactatttttaatagttttattaaatgtttcTTTCACAATGGCTTGGGAAGAAAGTGGTGAAACATATTATCCAGTATACCCACCAGGCAGTAAAAAATGTCATAATGATTGCAATTATCAACCATATCTTTGTTACAATGGTATTTGTTCATGTCCTTATGGATACAATCTTAATCCATACGATTGCAGTGATAAATGTTATTATGCAG GTTGTACAAAATCTATAGATTCAATTAGTGATACCACTCTTAAAGGTGGACCAATTACTTTATTAGGATGGtttgataatgattattCATCAATTTTTATCACTGTTGATGGTGTTAATTGTccaatttattcaaattcttcaacAAGTGTAACTTGTTTAGCACCAAAAATCGGTGGTTCAATGAACCCACATTTATATATAGTAGAAACTACATTCACTGATAGCAATAATAACACAATGAtggaaatatttaaaacagTTAGTTATAATTCCACAAATTGTTTAAATCAATGCTCAGGTGTTGGTTCATGTGATGAGAATGGAAATTGCAATTGTTTATCTGGTTACTCTGGTGAAGATTGTAGTATTATTCCATCACCAGCTCAttcatcctcatcatcatcaccaactgATAAAGGTTATTTTACAATTCAAATCACTCCAtttactttaattttattattcattttcattttaattactATAATTacttcaaaaaaataa
- the gxcJJ gene encoding IQ calmodulin-binding domain-containing protein (pleckstrin homology (PH) domain-containing protein), with amino-acid sequence MSYEYYYQQQQQQQQQQQQQQQQPTFDYASYYDNQQQQHPQPQYPVYDHTAQSNDSQQQHYGSSYVDPTYATTSTTQQQQQQPSIYDYNTGGNRNSGQYDQYNTTNTTTPNTTQNYDYSNTSGNRNSGQYDQYTTTNTTSANTYGYDNSKTHSPTPSSYDYSTNSYYSQQQQQQPTPTVAATNNTTNTSTNYDSYYQPPAQRNSYDYSQTQQQHSPTSSYDYSQVTNNTATNYDSYYQQPTTPTSTSSSSSTTTTTTTDNQSKFEKSQSLKNMDHFIKGTPSNTPSATINSWDYNQQQPQPQQPQSVYNNPSSSTTNTTYNNPSTTTTTSSPTNTNTTYNNPSSATNTNYNNRNSWGYDQSTYNNSSYNNNTDTYSNQTQQQEYQVLYDKKYQEEEEKRRKEYEESWRVYYEQQAAYEKEQERIRNEEMEKIRIKHEEESNRLKNELEKQRDEIQKMKDQLVQQQNASKKKGEEDLKQMEQAKQAALQWQQEEMKRQLIEVQKERDLSRKHEEQVRLALLEEQRVIKEKLDEKQQQLISQQQAFQSKLHQDECSRKVEEEKKCEEMKKREFELLERNKELDALKSKLQSDLTTSLKSKEDLENQRKALEETTLREKKEIQIYKQSIDEETKRKKLEIEQARQQEEKKLKEQQDHINRQKEMVDCQQRELLVQINQSKQATIDSLQPMRNMLSTLNINNKNSPASNIALKNKDDQNINDNLPQQKPVIPSRNSSHLPKLSPTIQQPQPQQEQPPQQQQQQQQQQQQQQQQQQPVKIVKTYTQKELDQIVDGNYRFGDIIRVQRVSRKWLARKKFKDLVKMKLLSNDPETENMRNRFKSVNELYSTELSYLNSLLILRDFYFIPMEVEARVTKLFKSEEINKVFSNLKSILQISTEITHLLEERLSVSPVKIGDIFVKFAPIFKIYVEYVNNFDKVAPQLKAMTENPQSKKFFSEQRNKSRVATDINSLLIMPVQRCPRYELLLREILKHTQEDHVEFKNIKSAYESIKDINKYINDRKRNVDNRAKLLELQKEIKNAPELIESHRYFVRESQCNISANKKSESGGFYLFFFNDMVLVTKKSSLFSNYKYVYTIPLKNADIKDISSNDSMIRIIVGSLESIDVLIYTISLPSKKDKESWLQDLSVELKPKGIEIGQYSSSQLLESQVQFSNSKTK; translated from the exons atgtcctatgaatattattaccaacaacagcagcaacaacagcagcagcagcaacaacaacaacaacagccgACATTTGATTATGCATCATACTAtgataatcaacaacaacaacacccaCAACCACAATATCCAGTATATGACCATACTGCACAATCAAATGAtagtcaacaacaacactaTGGAAGTTCATATGTAGATCCAACTTATGCTACTACTTCTActacacaacaacaacaacaacaaccttcAATATATGATTATAATACTGGTGGTAATAGAAATAGTGGTCAATATGATCAATATAATACAACTAATACAACTACACCTAACACAACCCAAAATTATGATTATAGTAATACTAGTGGTAATAGAAATAGTGGTCAATATGATCAATATACTACAACTAATACAACCAGTGCTAATACTTATGGTTATGATAATTCTAAAACACATTCaccaacaccatcatcatatgattattcaacaaattcatattattcacaacaacaacaacaacaaccaacaccaacagtAGCAGCAACTAATAATACCACAAATACATCTACAAACTATGATTCATATTATCAACCACCAGCTCAAAGAAATTCATATGATTATTCAcaaactcaacaacaacattcaCCAACTTCATCATATGATTATTCACAAGTTACAAATAATACAGCCACAAACTATGACTCTTATTATCAACAACCAACtacaccaacatcaacatcatcatcatcctcaacaacaacaacaacaacaacagataATCAatctaaatttgaaaaaagtcAATCACTTAAAAATATGGATCATTTCATTAAAGGTACACCATCAAATACTCCATCTGCAACTATTAATTCTTGGGAttataatcaacaacaaccacaaccacaacaaccacaatcaGTATATAATaatccatcatcatcaaccacAAATACAACTTACAATAatccatcaacaacaacaacaacatcatcaccaacaaatACAAACACAACTTATAATAATCCATCATCAGCCACAAatacaaattataataatagaaattcaTGGGGATATGATCAATCAACTTATAATAACTcatcatataataataatactgatACATATTCAAATCAAACTCAACAACAAGAATATCAAGTACtttatgataaaaaatatcaagaagaagaagaaaagagAAGAAAAGAATATGAAGAATCATGGAGAGTTTATTATGAACAACAAGCAGCTTATGAGAAAGAACAAGAAAGAATTAGAAATGAAGAGATGGAAAAGATTAGAATTAAACATGAAGAGGAATCAAATAGATTAAAGAATGAATTGGAGAAACAAAGAGACGAAATTCAAAAGATGAAAGATCAATTGGTACAACAACAGAATGCATCGAAAAAGAAGGGTGAAGAAGATCTAAAACAAATGGAACAAGCTAAACAAGCAGCTTTGCAATGGCAACAAGAAGAGATGAAGAGACAGTTGATAGAGGTTCAAAAAGAGAGAGACCTAAGCAGAAAACATGAAGAACAAGTACGTTTGGCTCTCTTGGAGGAACAACGTGTGATCAAAGAGAAGTTGGACGAGAAGCAGCAGCAACTCATCTCACAGCAACAAGCATTCCAATCCAAACTTCATCAAGATGAGTGTAGCAGAAAGGTAGAGGAGGAAAAGAAATGCGAGGAGATGAAAAAACGTGAATTCGAGCTACTTGAGAGAAATAAGGAATTGGATGCATTGAAATCGAAATTACAATCTGATTTAACCACTTCGTTAAAGAGTAAAGAGGATTTAGAGAACCAGCGTAAAGCTTTGGAAGAAACAACTTTGAGAGAGAAAAAAGAGATTCAAATCTataaacaatcaattgatgaagAAACTAAAAGAAAGAAACTTGAAATTGAACAAGCTCGTCAAcaagaagaaaagaaattaaaagaacaacaagatCACATTAATCGTCAAAAAGAAATGGTCGATTGTCAACAACGTGAACTATTAGTACAAATTAATCAATCTAAACAAGCCACAATCGATTCATTACAACCAATGCGTAATATGTTATCaactttaaatattaataataaaaattcaccTGCTTCAAATATtgctttaaaaaataaagatgatcaaaatattaatgataatttaccaCAACAAAAACCAGTTATTCCATCAAGAAATTCTTCTCATTTACCAAAATTATCACCAACTattcaacaaccacaaccacaacaagaacaaccaccacaacaacaacaacaacaacaacaacaacaacaacaacaacaacaacaacaacaacctgttaaaattgttaaaacTTATACACAAAAAGAATTGGATCAAATTGTTGATGGTAATTATAGATTTGGTGATATTATTCGTGTTCAAAGAGTAAGTAGAAAATGGTTAGCAAGAAAGAAGTTTAAGGATTTAGTTAAAATGAAACTTTTATCAAATGATCCGGAAACTGAAAATATGAGAAATAGATTTAAATCTGTTAATGAGTTATATTCTACTGAATTAtcatatttaaattcattattaattttaagagAT ttttacTTTATTCCAATGGAAGTTGAAGCGAGGgttacaaaattatttaaaagtgaagaaattaataaggtattttcaaatttaaaaagtatcCTTCAAATTAGTACAGAGATTACTCATCTTTTAGAAGAAAGATTATCAGTTTCACCTGTTAAAATTGGTGAtatttttgttaaattt gcaccaatttttaaaatttatgtggaatatgtaaataattttgataaagtAGCACCACAATTAAAAGCAATGACAGAGAATCCACAATCAAAGAAATTCTTTTCAGAACAAAGAAATAAATCAAGAGTAGCAACTGatattaatagtttattaattatgCCAGTTCAACGTTGTCCAAgatatgaattattattaagggaaattttaaaacacacTCAAGAGGATcatgttgaatttaaaaatattaaaagtgCTTATGAATCAATCAAAGATATTAATAAGTATATTAATGATAGAAAGAGAAATGTTGATAATAGAGCAAAATTATTAGAGttacaaaaagaaattaaaaatgcaCCA gaattaattgaatctcATAGATATTTTGTTAGAGAGTCACAATGTAATATCTCTGCAAATAAGAAAAGTGAAAGTGgtggtttttatttattctttttcaatGATATGGTGTTAGTCACAAAGAAATCTAGccttttttcaaattataaatacGTTTACACAATTCCTTTGAAAAATGCAGACATTAAAGATATTAGTTCAAATG aTTCAATGATACGTATTATTGTTGGTTCTcttgaatcaattgatgttttaatttatactaTTTCATTACCTTCCAAAAAAGATAAGGAAAGTTGGTTACAAGATTTAAGTGTTGAATTAAAACCAAAGGGTATTGAAATTGGTCAATATTCTTCATCTCAATTATTAGAATCTCAAGTCCAATTTTCCAACTCAAAAACTAAATAG
- a CDS encoding leucine-rich repeat-containing protein (Similar to LRR), whose amino-acid sequence MSSATKLTPDNISFKIGKKIDINSIEELELSSLGFIDATSSFSRLKCLKKLDLSSNRFQLIRNIKGLFDLPVIEDLNLTGNPVTKQNNYRLIVIQNLPTLLILDEKKITATERNQAREFDSNQVAKDPLKKNVDSEEEEEEQEQKEQKEEKVEKVIEKKQQTVKHDESVEEVSKKLDEDLLFGTKSNQKKKLIFEDDEEISLDSVDLSKLEKKPVEKPTKKSILFQSDDEDDDLFKSTDNKTKTKKPINLDDDDLFGDNSGKDSKLSSDFDISSYINSQKSRAKSSLFDD is encoded by the exons atgaGTAGTGCAACTAAATTAACACCAGATAATAtcagttttaaaattggtaaaaaaattgatatcaattcaattgaagaacttgaattatcatcattaggATTCATTGATGCAacttcatcattttcaagattaaaatgtttaaagaaattagatTTATCATCAAATAGATTTCAACTAATTCGTAATATCAAAggtttatttgatttaccagtaattgaagatttaaatttaactgGAAACCCTgtaacaaaacaaaataattacaGACTTATtgtaattcaaaatttaccaactcttttaattttagatgaAAA aaaaattacaGCAACTGAAAGAAATCAAGCAAGAGAATTTGATTCAAATCAAGTTGCAAAAGAtccattaaaaaagaatgttGATagtgaagaggaagaagaagaacaagaacaaaaggaacaaaaagaagaaaaagtaGAAAAAgttatagaaaaaaaacaacaaactGTTAAACATGATGAAAGTGTTGAAGAAGtttcaaagaaattagatgaagatttattatttggtacaaaatctaatcaaaaaaagaaattaatttttgaagatgatgaagagaTTTCATTAGATTCTgttgatttatcaaaattagaAAAGAAACCAGTTGAAAAACCaactaaaaaatcaattttattccAAAGTGacgatgaagatgatgatttatttaaaagtacCGACAACAAaactaaaactaaaaaaccaataaatctcgatgatgatgatttatttgGTGATAATAGTGGAAAAGATTCAAAATTAAGTTCTGATTTTGATATTTCAAGTTATATTAATTCTCAAAAATCACGTGCAAAGAGTAGTTTATTTGatgattaa
- the cytC gene encoding cytochrome c — MSDIIARGNVENGDKLFKARCAQCHTTANGAPNKQGPNLYGLFFPKSRSFPGYAYSDPNKNTGKFCIMWGEQTLFDYLENPKKYIPKTKMAFAGFKSEQDRADVVAYLEQSTK; from the exons ATGTCAGATATTATTGCAAGAGGTAACGTCGAAAACGGTGACAAACTTTTCAAAGCAAGATGTGCTCAATGTCACACCACTGCTAAT ggtGCACCAAACAAACAAGGTCCAAATCTTTACGGTTTATTCTTTCCTAAATCACGTTCCTTCCCTGGTTATGCCTACTCTGACCCCAACAAAAACACTGGAAAGTTTT gTATCATGTGGGGTGAACAAACTCTCTTTGATTACTTAGAAAATCCAAAGAAATACATTCCAAAGACTAAAATGGCCTTTGCTGGTTTCAAATCTGAACAAGATAGAGCTGATGTTGTCGCTTACCTTGAACAATCAACTAAATAA